DNA sequence from the Deltaproteobacteria bacterium genome:
TATAATGATAGCCTAGGGCTTGAGTCGGTTCACCGCTGGCTTGCTTGAATTACGGTTATATTTTTGTTATCGTTAATTTGATGACAATATCAACAAAGGCTTGAGGTGGTAATATGGGAGACTTGGGCCGAGGCTTGATTTTTATGGGTCTGGTCCTGCTGATCATCGGCCTGGTAATCATGCTGGCCCCCAAAATTCCCTGGTTGGGGAGGTTGCCAGGCGATATTACGATTAAGCGTGGCCGCTTTACCCTTTATTTCCCTCTAGTCACCTGCCTGATCATTAGTGTGCTGTTATCGATCCTGTTTGCGATCTTTCGCCGCTAAGCCGGGATCCGTTAATTTGACCAGATGTTCTCGGAAATCAGTTGAAATATTTTGGGGTCCCGATATACTCTTGGCTAGTTCAGAGCCGAAATAAAATAAATATTGATTGAATAAAAACTATATCCGTAACGGACTAAATAATGAATTTGCTGATAGTCAGGTGATCGGCGGGGTTAAAGAAAATGGGTCATCTTGTGGAGGAGGTAGGTCTGAATGCCGGAGTTACGAAAAGACCCGATCATTGATCGCTGGGTTATTATTTCCACTGAGCGGGGCAAGCGTCCGCATGATTTTGTCGTCGAGCCTGAGGTTACCAAGGGCGGCTTCTGCCCTTTCTGTCCTGGCAATGAGCATGTCACTCCACCCGAAATCATGGCTTATCGTGCCCCGGGCACTGCTCCTAACACTGCGGGTTGGCGATTGCGAGTGGTGTCAAATAAATTCCCTGCGCTGGTTACTGAAGGTGAACTGGACAAACGCGGGGAGGGGTTGTATGACCTGATGAACGGGATCGGTGCCCATGAGGTGATTATTGAAACTCCGGATCATGACGCTACTCTCTCGACGATTCCGGTTGACCAATTCGTCGAGGTACTGCACGCCTATCGGGATCGGATTGTGGATTTGGGTAATGACCCCCGATTCCGCTATGTCCTCATCTTTAAGAATAAAGGCCGCAGTGCCGGCGCGTCATTGGAACACAGTCATAGCCAACTCATTGGCCTGCCCATTATCCCGGAATTGGTCCAGGAAGAAATCGATGGCGCCAAAAGACATTATCAGATGAAAGAAAGATGCGTATATTGTGATATCATCCGCCAGGAGATGAATCAGAAAGTTCGGGTCGTCCTAGAAAATCACCAATTCTTGGCCATCTGCCCCTTTGCGCCGCGATCCCCTTTTGAGATGTGGCTCCTGCCCAAAGCCCATCATTCTTCCTATGTGGACATGGAGGACAGTTCCTTCTGGCTGCTAGGCGAGTTATTTTCTCAGATTTTAAGGCGGTTGGACGCGGCTTTAAAAGGCGTCCCCTACAATTTTATTCTTCATACCGCCCCCCTGCGGCAGCGTAATCTGGAGCATTATCATTGGCATTTTGAGATTATGCCCAAACTAACCCTGATGGCCGGTTTTGAATGGGGTTCCGGTTTTTATATTAATCCTACTCCCCCCGAAGACGCGGCCCGTTATTTACGGGAGGTGGAAATTTGATCCGGGACCGCGATCAGAGGCCTGTACTCATATAAAAAACGAATTTTGGCGGAGAGGAAAATTTATGCAAATAATGATCGTTGCTCCCGAAGCCAAACCTTTTGCTCGAAACGGAGGTCTGGCTGAGGTAATCCATGGTCTTGCCTGGGCGCTGGTCCGACAGGGCCACCAAGTGTCCGTAGTAACCCCTTATTATCGCCAGACTCAGGATGGCGGCTGGCCGATAGCTTTTTCCGGCAAGACCTTAAATATCCCCCTGTCGATCAAAACCTTAACCGCCGAGATCTACCATATCCAGGTTCATCCTAAACTGCAAATCTTTTTCGTCGGCCAGGACTGTCTGTTTAACCGGGAAGGCATTTATGGCACCCCTTATGGAGATTACGAGGATAATGCTGAACGGTTTATCTTCTTAAGCCGGGCGGTACCCGAAATGATTGAAGCCCTGGAGCTGGACATTGATGTTTGTCACTGCCATGAATGGCATACGGGCCTCATTCCAGCCTATCTCCGGAACCTTTACCGTGATCGTTCTCACCTGTCCTCTATTGCTACCTTATATACGGTTCATAACGTGGGCTGGCAAGGGATTTTCCCCCATTATGACCTGCCTCTCACCGGTTTCGGTTGGGAGTTCTTTAACAGCAAAACCATGGAGTTTTATGGTAAAATAAATTTAATGAAGACCGGGCTGGTATTTGCCGATCTGATCAATACGGTGAGCGAGACCTACCGCCGTGAGATTTTAACCCCAGAGTACGGGGCCGGCCTGGAAGGGGTTTTCCAGGAACGGGCTCAGGATCTTTATGGAGTGCTGAATGGCGTCGATTATGAGACCTGGGATCCCTCCCTGGATAAACTTATCGCCTCGCCTTTTAGCCGGGAAAACCTATCGGGGAAAAAGACCTGTAAGACTGCCCTGGCCAAATATTTTGGGATCGAGCTTGCCGAGCATCAGCCCATGATCGGCATGACTACGAGACTTACGGAGCGTAAAGGCATCGAGTTGGTCCGCGATATCATGGAAGAGTTAGTCAATCTAAACGTGGCCTTTGTTATTCAAGCCACCGGGGAAGAACGCTACCAATATTTTTTCACTGAATTCCAGCAGCGTAATCCGCACCAGGTGGGGGTCAGAATCGGCTATTCGGAGGATCTCGCCCACCAGATCATTGCCGGCTCGGATATGTTTCTCATGCCTTCGCGCTATGAACCCTGCGGCCTTGATCAACTCTATTGCCTGCGTTACGGCACCATCCCGGTGGTCCGGGCCACGGGAGGATTGGACGAAACCATCCAGGATTATGACCTTCCGAGCGGAGAGGGAACCGGCTTCAAATTTCAAAATTATACGGCAGCCGATCTGTTGGTTGCCATCCAGCGGGCCCTGTCGGTTTATCAGGATCAAAGCGCCTGGCAGAAACTGATTCAGCAGGCCATGGCACAGGATTTTTCCTGGGATAAATCGGTCCAGAAATATCTGGAGCTTTACCAGAAGGCTATGGAGAAAAGATCACTTTATCATTAGAGGGGCTTGATCTAGGACAATGTCTAATCAGTTGGCATTTTTGACCCAACTCATCGAACTTTTTACCTCCTCGGTGAGTTATAGCGAGCGCCTGGATAACTTTGTCCACCTTTTGGCTCGGAATCTGAAATTTGATCTGGCCCTGTTCTTTGTCCTGGAAAAAGAGAAACAACGCCTGCTCCTCAACACCAGCAGTAAAGGCCCGGTCTCTCCGGCCAATCTGATCAACTTTCCGCTAGGAAAAGGCTTGGTGGGAACCACAGCCCACACCCGGGAAAACCAGATCGCCTATCGGGACGAGCCTGGGATTTTACAAGCCAATAGCCCGCTGGAAGTTCTGCAGCCTGACTTTCAGACTCTGGCCAGCTTTGTGGTGGCAGATGACAATTTCTTGTATGGAGTGCTGCTTCTGATAGATAAAAAGCGCCGCAAATTAGATGTCTCCGCCCTGAAGTTGATCAAGCTGGCCTGTCGGCTGTTAGCTGGAACTATCCGTCAGGCCTTACGCCACGATGAGACCAAGAAACGGATTGCGGAGCTATCGGCCCTTTTTGAAATCGGCAAGGCCATCAGTTCCACCATGGAACTGGATGCGCTGTTGGAACGCATTGTCAGTACCTGTGCAAAAATTATCAATGCCCGGGGCGCTATTTTAAGAATCATCGATGAACAGACCGGAATCCCTATAATTGCCTCGGAATACGGCGATATCTCTCAGGTCTGTCCGGTCATAGTGCCCTCCGAGGTCCAGGCTGCGGTGGTCAGCGGGGAACTACCTTTTGTTGCCGCCAGTTTCCCCAACAGTAAAGGCCAGATCCATTCCTACCTGGGGGTGCCTTTGATTTTCAAGGGACATCTAAAAGGGGTGCTCTGTGTCTATGACAAAATATCGGAGACTCAGGAATACCAAGAATTTGATGCGGAAAACCGCCAGCTCTTGTTTACTATGGCCGGGATGATCACCAGCAGTATAGAAAACGCTCTGACTTTTCAAGAATTAGAATCGCTGGCCGAGAAAAACGAACGGATGGTGCGGGTGCTCACCGTGCTGCAGGAAATTTCCTGGGCCTTGATGACCACCGTGCGGATGGAAAA
Encoded proteins:
- a CDS encoding DUF2905 domain-containing protein, whose product is MGDLGRGLIFMGLVLLIIGLVIMLAPKIPWLGRLPGDITIKRGRFTLYFPLVTCLIISVLLSILFAIFRR
- the galT gene encoding galactose-1-phosphate uridylyltransferase, which encodes MPELRKDPIIDRWVIISTERGKRPHDFVVEPEVTKGGFCPFCPGNEHVTPPEIMAYRAPGTAPNTAGWRLRVVSNKFPALVTEGELDKRGEGLYDLMNGIGAHEVIIETPDHDATLSTIPVDQFVEVLHAYRDRIVDLGNDPRFRYVLIFKNKGRSAGASLEHSHSQLIGLPIIPELVQEEIDGAKRHYQMKERCVYCDIIRQEMNQKVRVVLENHQFLAICPFAPRSPFEMWLLPKAHHSSYVDMEDSSFWLLGELFSQILRRLDAALKGVPYNFILHTAPLRQRNLEHYHWHFEIMPKLTLMAGFEWGSGFYINPTPPEDAARYLREVEI
- the glgA gene encoding glycogen synthase GlgA, producing the protein MQIMIVAPEAKPFARNGGLAEVIHGLAWALVRQGHQVSVVTPYYRQTQDGGWPIAFSGKTLNIPLSIKTLTAEIYHIQVHPKLQIFFVGQDCLFNREGIYGTPYGDYEDNAERFIFLSRAVPEMIEALELDIDVCHCHEWHTGLIPAYLRNLYRDRSHLSSIATLYTVHNVGWQGIFPHYDLPLTGFGWEFFNSKTMEFYGKINLMKTGLVFADLINTVSETYRREILTPEYGAGLEGVFQERAQDLYGVLNGVDYETWDPSLDKLIASPFSRENLSGKKTCKTALAKYFGIELAEHQPMIGMTTRLTERKGIELVRDIMEELVNLNVAFVIQATGEERYQYFFTEFQQRNPHQVGVRIGYSEDLAHQIIAGSDMFLMPSRYEPCGLDQLYCLRYGTIPVVRATGGLDETIQDYDLPSGEGTGFKFQNYTAADLLVAIQRALSVYQDQSAWQKLIQQAMAQDFSWDKSVQKYLELYQKAMEKRSLYH